The following DNA comes from Streptobacillus felis.
GCAACCATTAGATTATGCATAGATTGTATTAATTTAGAAGAAGCAAATCTTATTGCTGGTGGAAATTTACCTACTTAGTATTGTCCACTAGATACTGGCCATATTTCATTAAATGTAACCCAATTTTTAATTTCTTCAAATTCGTTAAAACAAAATTCTGCATAATTTACAAAATGTTCTATATTTTCTCTATTTAAAAAATCTCCTTCTTTATGTAATGCTAAAG
Coding sequences within:
- a CDS encoding family 1 glycosylhydrolase, with translation LALHKEGDFLNRENIEHFVNYAEFCFNEFEEIKNWVTFNEIWPVSSGQY